Proteins encoded within one genomic window of Ranitomeya variabilis isolate aRanVar5 chromosome 4, aRanVar5.hap1, whole genome shotgun sequence:
- the LOC143766202 gene encoding uncharacterized protein LOC143766202, with product MDRTGEVRTLEMSVVRFINVSLHNQEYTVVKKTSSELCQNPLSEGWGRPLRPITGSPTHPLIHEGINDQKILELIYKMNELLTGEVPIRCQDVAVYFSMTEWEYLEEHKDVYKDVMIEVPQPLTSPVLSSKRTTPERCPRPLLPQDCKNENPNDPLYHQLPTILNPLTGDLYRRMFLIGPSRMDRSSDKIAESVLHLTLEILFRLTGEDYTVVKKVFSERCQAPVSEGWGRPLRPIMGPIPHCLKHVEVNDLKILELTYKMIELLTGEVPIRCQDVTVYFSMEELEYLEGHKDLYKDVVMEVLQPLTSPVNWTVISEKYQIFSDFNAIDPSIIPDTFEEHPITPDITLLLLKKNKHNKRDGEHPRAHARKKPLSCSECWKCCISKCDLTKHQRIHTREKPFSCSECEKSFSDKSCLAQHQKIHPRKKPFSCSECGKCFNQKTNLATHQRFHTGEKPFSCSECGKC from the exons atggacagaactggagaggtgaggactctggaaatgtctgtagtgagatttattaatgtgtctctccataaccaggaatacacagtagtgaagaagacctctagtgagctctGTCAGAACCCTTTGTCTGAGGGATGGGGGAGACCCCTGCGCCCAATCACGGGGTCTCCAacccaccccctgatacatgagggcatcaatgaccagaagatcttggaactcatctacaagatgaatGAGCTGCTAACTGGAGag GTTCCTAtacggtgtcaggatgtcgccgtctatttctccatgaccgagtgggagtatttagaagaacacaaagatgtatacaaggacgtcatgattgaggttccccagcccctcacatcaccag ttctatccagtaaaaggacaacaccagagagatgtccccgtcctcttcttccgcaGGACTGTAAAAACGAAAATCCCAATGATCCTCTGTATCATCAG CTCCCAACAATATTGAATCCTCTCACTGGAGATCTATATAGGAGAATGTTCCTGATTGgcccatcaaggatggataggaGCAGTGACAAGATTGCGGAGAGTGTATTGCACCTCAccttagagatcctcttccggcttactggagag gattacacagtagtgaagaaggtctttagtgaacgctgtcaggcccctgtgtctgagggatggggaagacccctcagGCCAATCATGGGGCCTATACCTCACTGCCTGAAGCATGTGGAAGTCAATGATCTCAAGATCCTAGAACTGacttacaagatgattgagctgctgactggagag gttcctataaggtgtcaggatgtcactgtctatttctccatggaggagttggagtatttagaaggacacaaagatctgtacaaggacgtcgtgATGGAGGTTctgcagcccctcacatcaccag TTAACTGGACCGTGATCTCGGAGAAATACCAGATATTTTCAGATTTTAATGCAATTGATCCTAGTATCATACCTGATACTTTTGAAGAGCATCCCATTACACCAGACATAACTCTTCTCCTTCTTAAGAAAAATAAACATAACAAAAGGGATGGTGAGCATCCAAGAGCACATGCAAGAAAGAAGCCATTATCTTGTTCGGAATGTTGGAAATGTTGTATATCGAAATGTGATCTTActaaacatcaaagaattcacacaagggagaagccattttcatgctcagaatgtgaaaaAAGTTTTTCTGACAAATCATGTCTTGCTCAGCATCAGAAAATTCACCcaaggaagaagccattttcatgttcagaatgtggtaaatgttttaatcagaagacGAATCTTGCTACACATCAGAGATTTCATacaggcgagaagccattttcatgctcggaatgtgggaaatgttag